From a single Planctomycetota bacterium genomic region:
- a CDS encoding 1-deoxy-D-xylulose-5-phosphate synthase yields MKRVMYIEDKSGGLDGPGRIGWVEFSKSRRSYHYAGRTLLRCAGYKYNCIDVETQEQFWVSGPKRDGSDKLYGGKVEIDDDARVEYWTSVRGKLECAHLQSYRA; encoded by the coding sequence ATGAAGCGCGTCATGTACATTGAAGACAAGAGCGGGGGCCTTGATGGTCCCGGCCGCATTGGGTGGGTGGAGTTCTCCAAGTCTCGCCGTTCGTATCACTACGCTGGACGTACATTGCTTCGGTGCGCCGGCTATAAATACAACTGCATTGACGTCGAGACACAGGAGCAATTCTGGGTGTCCGGGCCCAAACGTGACGGTTCCGACAAGCTTTATGGAGGCAAGGTCGAGATCGACGACGACGCCCGTGTCGAGTATTGGACTTCGGTGCGTGGAAAGCTCGAGTGCGCCCATTTGCAGTCATACCGTGCGTAA
- a CDS encoding pyridoxal-phosphate dependent enzyme — protein sequence MLPTVPLSARVTLGEGSTPLLRSRSIGPKAGIPELYFKLETTNPSGSYKDRFGVVAVSDALAQGKRRIIATSSGNTGAALAAYSAVAGIPVEIAIVEHAPPDKCRQMLAYGARLHRIRGFGVTADVDRQILGALQSRAALPGNMLLISAFKFCPVGMCGVKTIAYELAEQLPGGASHVFCCAGGGGLALATALGYAELKAAGRVQRTPAIECVQPVGNATIAGPLARGAAQAEAVRCETRISGLQVPSVIDGQEALTACAASDGTGHLVQDEEVWEVQARLAREEGIFCEPAAATPLAGALRAQAEGKLRAGPVVCVVTGIGFKDLAAIDRMVPPLEPVWELDAWLSGT from the coding sequence ATGTTGCCGACGGTGCCGCTGTCGGCCCGCGTGACGTTGGGCGAAGGGAGCACGCCGCTGTTGCGGTCGCGCTCGATCGGCCCCAAGGCCGGCATCCCGGAACTGTATTTCAAGCTCGAAACGACGAACCCCTCGGGCTCGTACAAAGATCGCTTCGGCGTCGTGGCGGTTTCCGACGCGCTGGCCCAAGGCAAGCGGCGGATCATCGCCACATCGAGCGGCAACACCGGCGCGGCGTTGGCCGCGTACTCGGCCGTGGCGGGGATTCCGGTCGAGATTGCCATCGTCGAACACGCTCCGCCCGACAAGTGTCGCCAGATGCTGGCCTATGGCGCGCGGCTGCACCGCATTCGCGGCTTTGGCGTGACGGCCGACGTCGATCGGCAGATTCTCGGCGCGTTGCAGTCTCGCGCGGCGCTGCCAGGGAACATGCTCTTGATCAGCGCGTTCAAGTTCTGTCCGGTCGGCATGTGCGGCGTGAAGACGATTGCGTACGAATTGGCCGAGCAACTGCCGGGCGGCGCGTCGCACGTGTTCTGTTGCGCTGGTGGCGGTGGCTTGGCCTTGGCCACGGCGCTGGGATATGCCGAGTTAAAAGCCGCAGGTCGAGTGCAGCGCACGCCGGCCATCGAGTGCGTGCAACCCGTCGGCAACGCGACGATCGCGGGTCCGCTGGCCCGCGGCGCGGCCCAGGCCGAAGCGGTTCGCTGCGAAACGCGGATCAGCGGCTTGCAGGTTCCCTCGGTGATCGACGGCCAGGAAGCCCTGACGGCCTGCGCCGCGTCAGACGGCACGGGGCACCTGGTGCAAGATGAAGAGGTGTGGGAGGTGCAGGCTCGGCTGGCGCGCGAGGAAGGCATCTTCTGCGAGCCGGCGGCCGCGACGCCGTTGGCCGGGGCGCTGCGCGCGCAGGCCGAAGGAAAGCTCCGCGCGGGGCCAGTGGTGTGCGTGGTCACCGGCATCGGGTTCAAAGACCTGGCCGCCATCGACCGCATGGTCCCGCCGCTCGAGCCAGTCTGGGAACTCGACGCCTGGCTAAGCGGCACGTAA